One window of the Chitinophaga niabensis genome contains the following:
- a CDS encoding lactonase family protein: MRLLISLFSLLPVITMAQAPKEYRFLVGTYTKAMHVCSFNPATGNISLINTVEGLNNPSFLTISADGQHVYAVSEAGKTEGGVYAFTFEKTSSKLTLLNTQPSGGTSPCHISIDKAGRNAIVSNYGNGSVTVLPILEDGSLGAPVQTIQHTGSGPVEGRQEGPHAHSATFSPDEKQVFVADLGIDKIMVYDYHPENKQAPLTPAAIPFIVTPQGMGPRHFTFHPNGKYAYVVGELRGNVVSYAYENKTLRLLQSVSTSPWASPKFGLADVHISADGDFLYVSDRERQNYLVIFTIDSSNGEIRYFKREPTLGETPRNFLIGPSGKFVLVANQNSDNIVAFKRDTATGLLSRPTNQQFSIKAPVCLQMIP, encoded by the coding sequence ATGCGTCTTTTGATCTCCCTTTTTAGTCTATTACCAGTTATTACCATGGCCCAGGCTCCTAAAGAATACCGCTTTCTCGTTGGCACCTACACAAAAGCAATGCATGTTTGCAGCTTTAATCCCGCCACCGGCAACATTTCACTGATAAATACAGTGGAAGGATTAAATAATCCCTCTTTCCTCACCATATCTGCCGATGGGCAACATGTATACGCCGTCAGCGAAGCAGGGAAAACGGAAGGCGGGGTCTATGCCTTTACATTCGAGAAAACCAGCAGTAAGCTAACGCTCCTCAATACCCAGCCTTCCGGGGGTACCAGCCCCTGCCATATCAGTATAGATAAAGCCGGGCGAAATGCGATTGTTTCCAATTACGGAAACGGCAGTGTAACCGTACTGCCCATCCTGGAAGACGGCAGCCTCGGCGCTCCGGTACAAACCATTCAGCATACAGGCTCGGGCCCTGTAGAAGGCCGGCAGGAAGGGCCGCATGCACATTCTGCCACTTTCTCCCCGGATGAGAAACAGGTGTTTGTAGCAGATCTGGGTATAGATAAGATCATGGTGTACGATTATCACCCGGAAAATAAACAGGCTCCCCTCACTCCTGCCGCCATTCCTTTTATTGTTACACCGCAGGGTATGGGCCCCCGTCACTTTACCTTCCACCCCAACGGCAAATATGCTTATGTGGTGGGAGAGCTCAGAGGGAATGTAGTATCCTACGCTTATGAGAACAAAACACTGAGACTACTCCAGTCCGTTTCCACCTCCCCCTGGGCAAGTCCCAAATTTGGCCTGGCGGATGTGCATATCTCCGCGGACGGCGATTTTCTTTATGTGAGCGACAGGGAGCGGCAGAATTACCTGGTTATCTTTACGATCGACAGCAGCAACGGGGAGATACGCTATTTCAAACGGGAACCCACTTTAGGCGAAACCCCACGGAACTTCCTCATAGGCCCTTCCGGTAAATTTGTGCTGGTGGCCAACCAAAACTCTGATAATATCGTTGCTTTTAAGAGGGATACCGCCACAGGCCTGCTCAGCCGACCTACCAATCAACAGTTCAGTATAAAGGCACCGGTCTGCCTGCAAATGATCCCGTAA
- the rplK gene encoding 50S ribosomal protein L11, whose product MAKEIATYVKLQVKGGQANPAPPIGPALGSKGVNIMEFCKQFNARTQDKMGKVLPVLLTVYTDKSFDFVIKTPPAPVQLLEAAKLQSGSKEPNRNKVGKVSWSQVEAIAQDKMPDLNCFTLESAMKMVAGTARSMGITVDGKAPWEN is encoded by the coding sequence ATGGCAAAAGAGATCGCAACGTACGTGAAATTGCAGGTGAAAGGCGGCCAAGCCAACCCTGCACCTCCGATTGGTCCCGCTTTGGGTTCCAAAGGTGTGAACATCATGGAGTTCTGCAAACAGTTCAATGCCCGTACCCAGGATAAAATGGGTAAGGTATTGCCGGTTTTGCTGACAGTTTACACTGACAAATCATTCGACTTCGTAATTAAGACGCCTCCTGCACCTGTACAGCTGCTGGAAGCTGCCAAACTGCAAAGTGGTTCTAAAGAGCCTAACCGTAACAAGGTAGGCAAAGTATCCTGGTCACAAGTTGAGGCTATTGCTCAAGACAAGATGCCTGACCTGAATTGCTTCACCCTGGAAAGCGCTATGAAAATGGTTGCCGGTACAGCACGTAGCATGGGTATTACTGTAGACGGTAAAGCCCCCTGGGAAAACTAA
- the rplA gene encoding 50S ribosomal protein L1 has protein sequence MATKKRKVADVKVDKNKSYSLKEASTLVKDINCTKFDSSVDLHIRLGVDPKKADQAIRGSVTLPHGTGKTKKVLVLCTPDKEASAKEAGADFVGLDEFIQKIEAGWTDIDVIIATPSVMPKIGKLGKILGPRNLMPNPKTGTVTNDVAAAVNEVKGGKITFKVDKAGIIHASIGRISFAPDKIEQNSQELINAIIKLKPATAKGTYLRGLSMASTMSPGIVIDTKSVQN, from the coding sequence ATGGCAACGAAGAAAAGAAAAGTGGCTGACGTGAAGGTGGACAAGAATAAATCATACAGCCTGAAAGAGGCATCCACGCTCGTTAAAGACATTAACTGTACTAAATTCGACTCTTCCGTCGATTTACATATCCGCTTAGGCGTTGATCCTAAGAAAGCTGACCAGGCGATCCGTGGCTCTGTTACGCTTCCACACGGTACTGGTAAGACTAAGAAAGTATTGGTTCTTTGCACACCTGATAAAGAAGCTTCTGCTAAAGAAGCGGGTGCAGATTTCGTTGGTCTGGATGAATTTATCCAAAAGATCGAAGCTGGCTGGACGGATATCGATGTAATCATCGCTACTCCTTCCGTGATGCCTAAGATCGGTAAACTGGGTAAGATCCTCGGTCCACGTAACCTGATGCCGAACCCTAAGACAGGAACTGTTACCAACGATGTAGCAGCTGCTGTTAACGAGGTTAAAGGCGGTAAGATCACCTTTAAAGTAGATAAAGCTGGTATCATCCACGCTTCTATCGGCCGTATTTCATTTGCACCTGATAAGATCGAGCAAAACTCCCAGGAGTTGATCAATGCGATCATCAAGCTGAAACCGGCTACTGCAAAAGGTACTTACCTGAGAGGCTTATCCATGGCGAGCACCATGAGCCCTGGTATTGTAATTGACACCAAATCTGTTCAAAACTAA
- the rplJ gene encoding 50S ribosomal protein L10 has translation MTKDQKTEAIELLKGKFSQYSNFYITNTESLSVEQVNHLRKVCFDKKVEMKVAKNTLIRKALESLDNEKYAGVYEALHGVTALMFSDSPKEPALIISTFRKENAKLEKPVLKAAFIADELYLGDNQLASLVKIKTKNELIGEVIGLLQSPAKRVIAALLEKGKKEGEAVAAAPEASAPSAPEAPAADAAPEAPAAE, from the coding sequence ATGACGAAAGATCAAAAAACAGAGGCAATAGAGCTGCTGAAAGGTAAGTTCTCTCAATATAGCAACTTCTACATCACCAATACTGAGTCACTGAGCGTTGAGCAGGTGAACCACCTCAGAAAGGTGTGCTTCGATAAGAAGGTAGAAATGAAGGTGGCTAAAAACACCCTCATCAGAAAAGCTTTGGAAAGCCTGGACAATGAGAAATATGCTGGTGTTTACGAAGCACTGCATGGCGTAACTGCCCTCATGTTCTCAGACAGCCCGAAAGAGCCTGCGCTGATCATCTCCACTTTCCGTAAGGAAAACGCTAAACTGGAAAAACCAGTACTGAAAGCAGCTTTCATCGCTGACGAACTGTACCTGGGCGACAACCAGCTGGCTAGCCTGGTGAAGATCAAAACCAAGAACGAACTCATCGGCGAAGTTATCGGTCTGTTGCAGTCTCCTGCAAAACGCGTTATCGCTGCTTTGCTCGAGAAAGGAAAGAAAGAAGGAGAAGCAGTTGCTGCAGCTCCCGAAGCTTCCGCACCATCTGCTCCTGAAGCTCCCGCAGCTGATGCAGCACCAGAAGCACCTGCAGCTGAATAA
- the rplL gene encoding 50S ribosomal protein L7/L12: MADVKALAEQLVGLTVKEVQELADVLKSEYGIEPAAAAVVVAADGGGGAAAVEEKTAFNVILKSAGASKLNVVKIVKDLTGLGLKEAKELVDGAPKAIKEGVAKAEAEDLKAKLTEAGAEVEIQ; this comes from the coding sequence ATGGCAGACGTAAAAGCATTAGCTGAACAATTAGTAGGTCTTACTGTTAAAGAAGTTCAAGAACTCGCAGACGTACTGAAAAGCGAATACGGTATCGAACCAGCTGCTGCTGCAGTTGTTGTAGCTGCTGATGGTGGTGGTGGAGCCGCTGCTGTAGAGGAAAAAACTGCCTTTAACGTAATCCTGAAATCTGCTGGCGCTAGCAAGCTGAACGTAGTGAAGATCGTTAAAGATCTGACCGGTCTTGGTCTGAAAGAAGCTAAGGAACTGGTAGACGGTGCTCCTAAAGCTATCAAAGAAGGCGTAGCCAAGGCTGAAGCAGAAGATCTGAAAGCGAAGCTGACTGAAGCTGGCGCTGAAGTTGAAATTCAGTAA
- the rpoB gene encoding DNA-directed RNA polymerase subunit beta, which produces MSLKKAQTNERINFGKIKQVAETPDLLAIQIQSFKDFFQLETTPDKRNNEGLFKVFKENFPITDTRNIFNLEFLDYFVDPPRYTIEECIERGLTYSVPLKAKLRLSCNDEEHVDFQTIVQDVFLGNIPYMTPRGTFVINGAERVVVSQLHRSPGVFFGQSVHPNGTKIYSARVIPFKGAWMEFATDINNVMYAYIDRKKKFPVTTLLRAIGYETDKDILELFGMADEVKADRKNLEKYTGKKLAARVLRSWVEDFVDEDTGEVVSIERNEIVLERDSFLDETNIELITDMGVKSVFVQKEEVSGDFAIIYNTLNKDTSNSELEAVQHIYRQLRGADAPDDETARGIIDKLFFSDKRYDLGDVGRYKINRKLGLPTPLDMKVLTKLDIIAIIKYLVQLTNGKADIDDIDHLSNRRVRTVGEQLYAQFGVGLARMARTIRERMNVRDNEVFTPVDLINARTLSSVINSFFGTSQLSQFLDQTNPLSEITHKRRISALGPGGLSRERAGFEVRDVHYSHYGRLCTIETPEGPNIGLISTLCVHAMVNEMGFIETPYRKVKDGKVDMSKIEYLSAEEEDSVKIAQANAPLDDKGSFTNEKVKSRETGDFPILDRGEVEYMDVAPNQIVGLSASLIPFLEHDDANRALMGSNMQRQAVPLINPQVPIVGTGLEGKAARDSRLQITANGKGVVEFVDANEIHVRYERDEMQKLVSFEDDLIIYQLTKFVKTNQSTCINLRPAVKKGQRVVEGDFLTEGYATRAGELALGRNLKVAFMPWKGYNFEDAIVISERVAKEDWFTSIHIDEYELEVRDTKLGEEELTPDIPNVSEEATKDLDQNGIIRVGAHIKEGDILIGKITPRGESDPSPEEKLLRAIFGDKASDAKDASLKAPPSTEGVVIDKKLFSRAKKDKNSKTREKAALEKLEKIHQKNEEDLMEVLMGKLLLLLKDKTSAGITNTYGEVLISKGSKFSNKNLANVDFQFVNPLGWTTDQETNDQINFLLHNFNIKYNEELGRYKREKFNISIGDELPAGVLKLAKVYLASKRKLKVGDKMAGRHGNKGIVAKIVRDEDMPFLEDGSPVDIVLNPLGVPSRMNLGQIYETVLGWAGQKLGVRFATPIFDGASVEEIAEYITEAKLPSFGHTYLSDGETGERFHQKATVGIIYMLKLSHMVDDKMHARSIGPYSLITQQPLGGKAQFGGQRFGEMEVWALEAYGAANILQELLTIKSDDIVGRAKAYEAIVKGDNIPKAGVPESFNVLIHELRGLGLDLKFD; this is translated from the coding sequence ATGTCTCTAAAAAAAGCCCAAACTAACGAAAGAATTAATTTTGGAAAGATCAAACAAGTTGCTGAGACACCGGATCTGTTGGCTATCCAAATTCAATCTTTCAAGGATTTCTTCCAATTAGAAACCACACCAGACAAGCGAAACAACGAAGGCCTTTTTAAAGTATTCAAGGAAAACTTCCCGATCACAGATACGAGAAATATCTTCAATCTGGAGTTCCTTGATTATTTCGTAGACCCTCCGCGTTATACCATCGAAGAGTGTATTGAGCGGGGGCTTACGTACTCCGTGCCGCTCAAAGCAAAACTCCGTCTGAGCTGTAACGACGAGGAGCACGTAGATTTCCAGACAATTGTACAGGACGTATTCCTCGGGAATATCCCTTACATGACCCCAAGGGGCACTTTCGTGATCAACGGTGCTGAACGGGTAGTTGTATCTCAACTCCATCGTTCTCCTGGTGTATTCTTTGGTCAATCTGTACATCCAAACGGTACCAAGATCTACTCTGCAAGGGTAATCCCCTTCAAAGGAGCCTGGATGGAGTTTGCAACGGACATCAATAATGTGATGTACGCGTACATCGACCGTAAGAAGAAATTCCCGGTAACCACCCTGTTGCGTGCCATCGGCTACGAAACAGACAAGGATATCCTGGAGCTGTTTGGTATGGCTGACGAAGTTAAAGCAGACCGCAAGAACCTGGAAAAGTACACCGGCAAAAAGCTGGCTGCCCGCGTTTTACGTAGCTGGGTGGAAGATTTCGTGGATGAGGACACCGGTGAGGTGGTGAGCATCGAAAGAAATGAGATCGTTCTGGAACGCGACAGTTTCCTGGATGAAACCAATATCGAGCTGATCACAGACATGGGCGTGAAATCTGTATTTGTACAGAAAGAAGAGGTGAGCGGCGACTTTGCCATCATCTACAACACCCTCAACAAAGATACATCTAACTCCGAGCTGGAAGCCGTTCAGCACATCTACCGCCAATTGCGTGGTGCCGATGCGCCGGATGATGAAACAGCAAGGGGTATCATTGATAAATTATTCTTCTCTGATAAACGTTATGACCTCGGAGATGTAGGCCGTTACAAGATCAACCGTAAGTTGGGCCTGCCTACTCCGCTGGACATGAAGGTGCTCACCAAGCTGGATATTATCGCCATCATCAAATACCTGGTTCAACTGACCAACGGTAAAGCTGATATCGATGATATCGATCACCTGAGCAACCGCCGTGTACGTACCGTGGGAGAACAGCTCTATGCACAATTCGGCGTAGGTCTGGCTCGTATGGCCCGTACCATCCGTGAAAGAATGAACGTAAGGGATAACGAGGTGTTCACACCAGTGGACCTGATCAATGCGAGAACATTGTCCTCCGTGATCAACTCCTTCTTCGGTACTTCTCAATTGTCTCAATTCCTGGATCAGACCAACCCACTGTCTGAGATCACGCACAAACGCAGGATCTCCGCACTCGGGCCCGGCGGTTTGAGCAGGGAAAGAGCAGGCTTTGAGGTACGTGACGTACACTATTCCCACTACGGCCGTCTCTGTACGATCGAAACCCCTGAAGGACCAAACATCGGTCTGATCTCCACCCTGTGCGTACACGCCATGGTGAATGAAATGGGATTCATTGAAACGCCTTACCGTAAAGTAAAAGACGGTAAAGTGGATATGAGCAAGATCGAATACCTGAGCGCTGAAGAAGAAGATTCTGTTAAAATAGCCCAGGCCAACGCTCCGTTGGACGATAAAGGCTCCTTCACCAACGAGAAAGTGAAGTCCCGCGAAACCGGCGACTTCCCGATCCTGGACCGTGGAGAAGTAGAATATATGGACGTGGCTCCAAACCAGATCGTTGGTTTGAGTGCTTCCCTGATCCCGTTCCTGGAACATGATGACGCCAACCGTGCGTTGATGGGATCAAACATGCAACGTCAGGCTGTACCGCTGATCAATCCACAGGTGCCTATCGTAGGTACCGGCCTGGAAGGAAAAGCAGCACGCGACTCCCGTCTGCAGATCACTGCAAATGGTAAGGGTGTGGTAGAGTTCGTGGATGCAAATGAGATCCATGTTCGCTATGAGCGTGACGAAATGCAGAAATTGGTAAGCTTTGAAGATGATCTGATCATCTACCAACTGACCAAGTTCGTTAAAACCAACCAAAGCACCTGTATCAACCTCCGTCCTGCCGTGAAGAAAGGACAAAGAGTGGTAGAAGGAGACTTCTTAACAGAAGGATACGCTACCCGTGCAGGTGAGCTGGCCCTCGGCCGTAACCTGAAAGTGGCCTTCATGCCATGGAAAGGATACAACTTTGAGGATGCGATCGTGATCTCTGAGCGTGTTGCCAAAGAAGATTGGTTCACCTCTATTCATATCGATGAATACGAACTGGAAGTACGTGATACCAAACTGGGTGAAGAAGAACTGACTCCGGATATTCCGAACGTGAGCGAAGAAGCCACCAAGGACCTGGATCAGAACGGTATCATCCGTGTAGGTGCGCATATTAAAGAAGGAGATATCCTGATCGGTAAGATCACCCCACGTGGTGAATCTGACCCTTCTCCTGAAGAAAAACTCTTAAGAGCGATCTTCGGTGATAAAGCTTCCGATGCGAAAGATGCTTCCCTGAAGGCACCACCATCTACAGAAGGTGTGGTGATCGACAAGAAGCTGTTCTCCCGCGCTAAGAAAGACAAGAACTCCAAGACCCGTGAAAAAGCGGCATTGGAGAAATTGGAAAAAATACATCAGAAGAATGAAGAAGACCTGATGGAAGTGCTGATGGGTAAACTGTTGCTGCTGCTGAAAGACAAAACGTCTGCAGGTATCACCAACACTTACGGTGAAGTACTGATCTCCAAAGGCTCTAAATTCTCCAACAAGAACCTGGCGAATGTTGACTTCCAGTTTGTAAACCCATTGGGTTGGACAACTGATCAGGAAACAAACGACCAGATCAACTTCCTCCTCCACAACTTTAACATTAAGTACAACGAGGAGCTGGGCCGCTACAAACGTGAGAAGTTCAACATCTCTATCGGTGATGAACTGCCAGCGGGCGTACTGAAACTGGCAAAGGTTTACCTGGCCAGCAAACGTAAGCTGAAAGTAGGGGATAAGATGGCAGGCCGTCACGGTAACAAGGGTATCGTGGCCAAGATCGTACGCGATGAGGATATGCCATTCCTGGAAGATGGAAGCCCGGTTGATATCGTGTTGAACCCACTTGGGGTACCTTCACGGATGAACCTTGGCCAGATCTATGAAACCGTTCTTGGATGGGCCGGTCAGAAACTGGGTGTAAGATTCGCCACGCCTATCTTCGATGGTGCGAGCGTGGAAGAGATCGCAGAATACATCACTGAAGCTAAATTGCCAAGCTTCGGCCACACTTACCTGAGTGATGGAGAAACCGGCGAGCGCTTCCACCAGAAAGCAACAGTAGGTATTATCTACATGCTTAAACTGAGCCACATGGTGGACGACAAGATGCACGCCCGTTCTATCGGACCATACAGTCTCATTACGCAACAGCCCCTGGGTGGTAAAGCCCAGTTCGGTGGTCAGCGTTTTGGTGAGATGGAGGTATGGGCCCTGGAAGCATACGGTGCCGCCAACATCCTGCAAGAGTTGCTCACAATTAAGTCCGATGATATCGTAGGCCGTGCGAAAGCTTATGAAGCAATCGTGAAGGGAGACAATATACCGAAAGCCGGTGTACCAGAGTCCTTCAACGTATTGATCCATGAGTTACGTGGTCTCGGTCTGGACCTGAAGTTTGATTAA